From one Solanum lycopersicum chromosome 12, SLM_r2.1 genomic stretch:
- the LOC104644912 gene encoding putative F-box protein At1g32420 has translation MEECNYIFACIPDELIVEILRKLPAKSLMKFKCVSKSFNSLMSDPSFIESHQKSYMTEFFINRLRMEYYRLSKTDEDLLSTCPLEYLDQSCFRNLKCMQSTNGLVCLWNNHGDIAICNPFIKQHIFLPRQQHYSRTIYAGIGFDPTTKTHKVFKEEIIFESGKVMYSIFTIGIDKSWREINGWINFRPMFYNSVCIDGVIYFINNCVRDVIAFSVRHEKFIRRIPFPTKEWPLRWCDFTPILVETKGQVAILGHVYFDFGKIALYTSEIEPWVKHIIELPLEYKNITRSLSFLSTTNPKGDILSIPETKNPPLFLYDDEKKEWRIVAKNRIYAQSLHIRDGAQIYLSLVESIWPLK, from the coding sequence ATGGAAGAGTGCAACTATATATTCGCATGTATCCCAGACGAACTCATCGTTGAAATTCTGAGAAAACTTCCTGCTAAGTCTCTAATGAAGTTCAAGTGCGTTTCTAAATCCTTTAACTCCCTTATGTCAGATCCTTCATTCATTGAATCACATCAAAAAAGTTACATGACTGAATTCTTCATAAATCGTCTAAGAATGGAATATTATAGATTATCAAAAACTGATGAAGACCTCCTATCTACTTGTCCCCTTGAATACTTGGATCAATCATGTTTTCGAAATCTTAAATGCATGCAATCAACCAATGGCCTAGTTTGTCTATGGAACAATCATGGAGACATTGCTATTTGCAATCCTTTTATAAAACAACATATCTTTCTTCCTCGTCAACAACATTACAGCAGGACGATTTACGCCGGCATTGGTTTTGATCCTACCACCAAAACACATAAAGTATTCAAGGAAGAAATAATCTTTGAAAGTGGTAAGGTGATGTATTCGATTTTCACCATTGGGATAGATAAATCGTGGAGAGAAATTAATGGTTGGATCAATTTTCGCCCTATGTTTTACAATAGTGTTTGCATCGATGGagttatttatttcataaataattgcGTGCGTGACGTAATTGCATTCAGTGTTAGACatgaaaaatttattagaagGATTCCATTCCCTACAAAAGAATGGCCATTAAGGTGGTGTGATTTTACTCCAATATTAGTAGAAACAAAGGGACAAGTTGCAATTTTAGGTCatgtatattttgattttgggaAAATTGCTTTATATACCAGTGAAATTGAGCCATGGGTGAAACATATAATTGAGTTACCattagaatataaaaatataactcGATCTCTTAGTTTTTTATCAACCACCAATCCAAAAGGAGATATATTGTCAATTCCAGAGACTAAGAATCCACCATTGTTCTTATATGACGatgaaaagaaagaatggagaATAGTTgcaaaaaatagaatttatgcACAAAGTTTACATATTCGAGATGGGGCTCAAATTTACCTAAGTCTTGTGGAGAGTATTTGGCCTTTGAAATAA